From Daucus carota subsp. sativus chromosome 6, DH1 v3.0, whole genome shotgun sequence, the proteins below share one genomic window:
- the LOC108225112 gene encoding B-box zinc finger protein 18 isoform X2 produces the protein MRTLCDACESAAALVFCAADEASLCRSCDEKVHMCNKLASRHVRVGLADPIAVPRCDICENEPAFFYCETDASSLCLQCDMVIHVGSKRNHARYLFFRQRVEFPGDKASQAEDLTLKLEGESKDKTGQNQSSKPVSAENQDNCSISKARTMNASTQGLANRGTMFDLNVKPQKNNGEGSNHQER, from the exons ATGCGGACTCTATGTGATGCTTGTGAGAGCGCTGCCGCCTTGGTCTTCTGTGCTGCTGATGAGGCCTCCCTCTGCCGTTCCTGTGATGAGAAG GTTCACATGTGTAATAAGCTGGCTAGTCGGCATGTGAGGGTTGGGCTGGCTGACCCCATCGCTGTTCCTCGTTGTGATATATGTGAAAACGAACCTG CATTCTTCTACTGCGAGACGGATGCAAGTTCTCTTTGTTTGCAATGTGATATGGTGATACATGTTGGAAGTAAAAGAAACCATGCAAGATATCTGTTTTTCAGGCAGAGAGTTGAG TTTCCAGGAGATAAGGCTTCTCAGGCAGAAGATCTAACTTTGAAATTAGAAGGTGAAAGTAAGGACAAGACGGGGCAGAATCAGTCATCCAAACCAGTGTCTGCAGAGAATCAGGATAATTGCAGCATCTCCAAGGCCCGAACTATGAATGCCAGTACTCAAGGACTTGCTAATAGGGGAACTATGTTTGATCTGAATGTCAAGCCACAAAAGAACAATGGTGAAGGCTCAAATCATCAG GAACGCTAG
- the LOC108224830 gene encoding PHAF1 protein At3g51130 produces the protein MLQRPTRRRCESTAMGAIVLDLRPGLGIGPFSLGMPICEAFAQIEQQPKIYDVVHVKYFDEEPLKLDIVISFPDHGFHLRFDPWSQRLRLIEIFDIKRLQMRYATSLIGGPSSLATFIAVYALFGPTFPGIYDKDRGVYTLLYPGLSFAFPIPSQYTECFHDGEAELPLEFPDGTTPVTCRVCIYDSSTDSKVGVGSLMTKASIPPLPTGSLYMEEVHVKLGEEIWFTVRGQHIPFGASPQDVWTDLGRPCGIHQKQVDQMVIHSASDPRPRTTICGDYFYNYFTCGLDILFDGQTHKIKKFVLHTNFPGHADFNSYMKCNFVIYSPDSERNQQEADPSKHRITPSTKWDQVKEILGDCGRGAIQTQGSASNPFGSTFVYGYPNIAFEVMKNGYIATVTLFKS, from the exons ATGTTGCAAAGGCCTACTCGACGCAGATGTGAGAGCACCGCTATGGGCGCTATCGTTCTCGATCTTCGTCCCGGTCTCGGTATCGGACCCTTCTCTCTCG GTATGCCGATTTGCGAAGCATTTGCTCAAATAGAACAACAGCCTAAAATCTATGATGTTGTTCATGTCAAATATTTTGATGAG GAGCCTTTGAAGTTGGATATCGTTATAAGCTTTCCAGATCATGGATTCCATCTCCGCTTCGATCCTTGGTCACAG AGGCTGCGGCTTattgaaatatttgatataaaacgGCTCCAAATGCGTTATGCGACATCCTTGATAGG aGGGCCGTCAAGTTTAGCTACCTTTATTGCGGTGTATGCTCTTTTTGGGCCTACTTTTCCTGGGATTTATGACAAGGATAGAGGTGTTTACACCCTACTTTATCCG GGGCTGTCTTTTGCTTTTCCGATTCCATCACAATACACAGAGTGCTTTCACGATGGAGAAG CTGAATTACCTTTGGAATTCCCTGACGGCACAACTCCTGTTACATGCCGTGTTTGTATATACGACAGTTCTACAGATAGTAAAGTTGGAGTAGGCTCGTTGATGACAAAGGCATCTATCCCTCCCTTACCCACTGGCAGTCTTTACATGGAAGAAGTTCATGTGAAG CTTGGGGAAGAGATATGGTTTACTGTTAGGGGACAACATATCCCCTTTGGTGCATCCCCACAG GATGTATGGACTGACTTGGGCCGTCCTTGCGGAATCCACCAAAAACAG GTTGACCAGATGGTGATTCATTCGGCATCTGATCCTAGGCCACGGACGACTATCTGCGGGGACTACTTCTACAATTATTTTACCTGTGGATTGGATATCCTATTCGATGGACAG ACACACAAGATTAAGAAGTTTGTTCTTCATACCAATTTTCCTGGGCATGCAGATTTTAACTCGTACATGAAATGCAATTTTGTTATTTACAGTCCTGATT CTGAAAGGAATCAACAAGAAGCGGACCCTTCTAAACACAGAATCACACCCAGCACAAAGTGGGATCAAGTGAAG GAAATCCTTGGGGATTGTGGCAGAGGTGCTATTCAAACTCAAGGCTCAGCTAGCAATCCTTTTGGATCTACTTTCGTATATGGTTATCCAAATATTGCATTCGAG GTCATGAAGAATGGCTACATTGCGACTGTTACCCTGTTCAAATCTTAA
- the LOC108225112 gene encoding B-box zinc finger protein 18 isoform X1, with translation MRTLCDACESAAALVFCAADEASLCRSCDEKVHMCNKLASRHVRVGLADPIAVPRCDICENEPAFFYCETDASSLCLQCDMVIHVGSKRNHARYLFFRQRVEVGVSFTFPGDKASQAEDLTLKLEGESKDKTGQNQSSKPVSAENQDNCSISKARTMNASTQGLANRGTMFDLNVKPQKNNGEGSNHQER, from the exons ATGCGGACTCTATGTGATGCTTGTGAGAGCGCTGCCGCCTTGGTCTTCTGTGCTGCTGATGAGGCCTCCCTCTGCCGTTCCTGTGATGAGAAG GTTCACATGTGTAATAAGCTGGCTAGTCGGCATGTGAGGGTTGGGCTGGCTGACCCCATCGCTGTTCCTCGTTGTGATATATGTGAAAACGAACCTG CATTCTTCTACTGCGAGACGGATGCAAGTTCTCTTTGTTTGCAATGTGATATGGTGATACATGTTGGAAGTAAAAGAAACCATGCAAGATATCTGTTTTTCAGGCAGAGAGTTGAGGTTGGTGTCTCTTTTACG TTTCCAGGAGATAAGGCTTCTCAGGCAGAAGATCTAACTTTGAAATTAGAAGGTGAAAGTAAGGACAAGACGGGGCAGAATCAGTCATCCAAACCAGTGTCTGCAGAGAATCAGGATAATTGCAGCATCTCCAAGGCCCGAACTATGAATGCCAGTACTCAAGGACTTGCTAATAGGGGAACTATGTTTGATCTGAATGTCAAGCCACAAAAGAACAATGGTGAAGGCTCAAATCATCAG GAACGCTAG